One genomic window of Arachis stenosperma cultivar V10309 chromosome 10, arast.V10309.gnm1.PFL2, whole genome shotgun sequence includes the following:
- the LOC130954923 gene encoding aspartic proteinase-like protein 1 isoform X2: MPLWCSLMFGASIMQDRDLNEYSPSRSRSSKPLSCSHQLCDPGSNCKSSKQQCPYTINYVSENTSSSGLLVEDILHLQSGGGGSAGGSNTSVQASVVIGCGMKQSGGYLDGIAPDGLMGLGPGESSVPSILAKSGLIHDSFSLCFNADGSGRMFFGDQGSSIQQQSTSFLPFDGIYSTYIIGVETCCIGNSCLKMTSFKAQVDSGTSFTFLPGHVYESIAEEFDKKLNASRATFKDTPWEYCYASSSQDLPKIPTLTLMFQQNNSFVVYNPVFVFNVDQKTTAFCLAIEPAEGDMGTIGQNFMTGYRLVFDQENKKLAWSRSNCKDLNLGKAMPLSPPNETASNPLPADEQQRTKGNAVAPAVAGTAPRKPSGATSLTISCRHHWHCYLFLLFQLLVAFL, encoded by the exons ATGCCCCTCTG GTGCTCCCTCATGTTTGGGGCATCTATTATGCAGGATAGAGATCTGAATGAGTATAGTCCTTCTCGTTCAAGATCCAGCAAGCCTCTGTCTTGCAGCCATCAGTTATGTGATCCGGGTTCAAACTGTAAGAGTTCCAAGCAGCAGTGTCCATACACAATCAATTACGTATCAGAAAATACATCGAGTTCTGGATTGTTGGTTGAGGACATATTGCATCTTCAATCAGGAGGTGGTGGTAGTGCTGGCGGATCTAACACTTCTGTTCAGGCTTCGGTTGTTATCGG GTGTGGTATGAAGCAGAGTGGCGGGTATTTAGATGGGATAGCTCCGGATGGCCTCATGGGTTTGGGACCTGGGGAGAGTTCAGTTCCAAGTATTCTTGCAAAATCAGGACTAATCCATGATTCTTTTTCCTTATGTTTTAATGCTGATGGTTCTGGTCGCATGTTTTTTGGGGACCAGGGATCATCCATCCAACAACAATCTACTTCATTCTTGCCATTCGATGGAATATA TTCAACCTACATTATTGGAGTGGAGACATGTTGTATTGGGAATTCTTGTCTCAAAATGACAAGTTTTAAAGCACAGGTTGATAGTGGAacatcatttacatttcttccTGGGCATGTATATGAATCCATAGCAGAGGAG TTTGATAAAAAGCTAAATGCCTCAAGAGCTACCTTCAAAGATACTCCCTGGGAGTATTGTTATGCTTCCAG TTCACAAGACTTGCCAAAGATTCCCACCTTAACACTCATGTTCCAGCAGAATAACAGCTTTGTGGTCTATAATCCTGTGTTTGTATTCAATGTCGATCAG AAAACAACTGCATTTTGTTTAGCCATAGAGCCAGCTGAAGGGGATATGGGAACAATAGGAC AGAACTTCATGACGGGATATCGGTTGGTATTTGATCAAGAAAACAAGAAGTTAGCATGGTCACGGTCAAATT GTAAGGATCTCAATCTAGGTAAGGCAATGCCCCTTTCGCCTCCAAACGAGACAGCCTCGAACCCATTACCGGCAGATGAGCAGCAGAGAACTAAGGGGAATGCGGTTGCCCCAGCTGTTGCCGGAACAGCTCCTCGCAAACCTTCTGGTGCTACGTCTTTGACGATTTCATGCCGGCATCATTGGCACTGTTATTTGTTTCTTCTATTCCAACTTCTAGTAGCCTTCTTATGA
- the LOC130954923 gene encoding aspartic proteinase-like protein 1 isoform X1, which produces MRTRSVVAILLLSSLLLMLSPTAFPMPLQPSTFSAKLIHRFSRELNLVRHRSGSVPDRRTILYYQMLLQSDKIRLGARQLLFPSRGAKTMAPGNDFGWLHYTWIDIGTPSISFLVALDAGSDLLWVPCDCIQCAPLSASYYAPLDRDLNEYSPSRSRSSKPLSCSHQLCDPGSNCKSSKQQCPYTINYVSENTSSSGLLVEDILHLQSGGGGSAGGSNTSVQASVVIGCGMKQSGGYLDGIAPDGLMGLGPGESSVPSILAKSGLIHDSFSLCFNADGSGRMFFGDQGSSIQQQSTSFLPFDGIYSTYIIGVETCCIGNSCLKMTSFKAQVDSGTSFTFLPGHVYESIAEEFDKKLNASRATFKDTPWEYCYASSSQDLPKIPTLTLMFQQNNSFVVYNPVFVFNVDQKTTAFCLAIEPAEGDMGTIGQNFMTGYRLVFDQENKKLAWSRSNCKDLNLGKAMPLSPPNETASNPLPADEQQRTKGNAVAPAVAGTAPRKPSGATSLTISCRHHWHCYLFLLFQLLVAFL; this is translated from the exons ATGCGGACACGGTCGGTAGTTGCTATTCTGTTACTCTCCTCGTTATTGCTGATGCTCTCTCCAACGGCTTTCCCAATGCCGTTGCAACCGTCCACCTTCTCGGCCAAGCTGATTCACCGTTTCTCCCGAGAACTGAACCTAGTTCGCCACCGGTCCGGTTCGGTTCCGGACCGGCGAACCATTCTCTATTACCAGATGCTTCTACAAAGTGATAAGATCAGGCTCGGCGCTCGCCAGCTTCTCTTTCCTTCTCGCGGTGCCAAAACGATGGCACCCGGCAACGACTTCGGCTG GTTGCATTacacttggattgatatagggACACCGAGTATTTCGTTTTTAGTGGCATTGGATGCTGGGAGTGATCTGTTATGGGTTCCATGTGATTGCATACAGTGCGCTCCCTTGTCTGCCAGTTACTATGCCCCTCTG GATAGAGATCTGAATGAGTATAGTCCTTCTCGTTCAAGATCCAGCAAGCCTCTGTCTTGCAGCCATCAGTTATGTGATCCGGGTTCAAACTGTAAGAGTTCCAAGCAGCAGTGTCCATACACAATCAATTACGTATCAGAAAATACATCGAGTTCTGGATTGTTGGTTGAGGACATATTGCATCTTCAATCAGGAGGTGGTGGTAGTGCTGGCGGATCTAACACTTCTGTTCAGGCTTCGGTTGTTATCGG GTGTGGTATGAAGCAGAGTGGCGGGTATTTAGATGGGATAGCTCCGGATGGCCTCATGGGTTTGGGACCTGGGGAGAGTTCAGTTCCAAGTATTCTTGCAAAATCAGGACTAATCCATGATTCTTTTTCCTTATGTTTTAATGCTGATGGTTCTGGTCGCATGTTTTTTGGGGACCAGGGATCATCCATCCAACAACAATCTACTTCATTCTTGCCATTCGATGGAATATA TTCAACCTACATTATTGGAGTGGAGACATGTTGTATTGGGAATTCTTGTCTCAAAATGACAAGTTTTAAAGCACAGGTTGATAGTGGAacatcatttacatttcttccTGGGCATGTATATGAATCCATAGCAGAGGAG TTTGATAAAAAGCTAAATGCCTCAAGAGCTACCTTCAAAGATACTCCCTGGGAGTATTGTTATGCTTCCAG TTCACAAGACTTGCCAAAGATTCCCACCTTAACACTCATGTTCCAGCAGAATAACAGCTTTGTGGTCTATAATCCTGTGTTTGTATTCAATGTCGATCAG AAAACAACTGCATTTTGTTTAGCCATAGAGCCAGCTGAAGGGGATATGGGAACAATAGGAC AGAACTTCATGACGGGATATCGGTTGGTATTTGATCAAGAAAACAAGAAGTTAGCATGGTCACGGTCAAATT GTAAGGATCTCAATCTAGGTAAGGCAATGCCCCTTTCGCCTCCAAACGAGACAGCCTCGAACCCATTACCGGCAGATGAGCAGCAGAGAACTAAGGGGAATGCGGTTGCCCCAGCTGTTGCCGGAACAGCTCCTCGCAAACCTTCTGGTGCTACGTCTTTGACGATTTCATGCCGGCATCATTGGCACTGTTATTTGTTTCTTCTATTCCAACTTCTAGTAGCCTTCTTATGA